The genome window TGCTTATAAAGCAGTAATAAAGAATCGAGTGATTCCTGATGATCTGGAAACATTAGATCATCAGGCAGAAAGAGATAATTAAATGGTTTCCAAAGAGGAGTCATTTAACTCCAAGTAATAGTTTTGCCACTGAAGGAAGCAGAGTGGGACAAAGACCTTTCAGCATCTGGGTCTTTACACAGGAAGATCCAGCAGGGACAGGATATTGCTGCATGTTACTGAACCCAACTTAAGCCACATAGTAACAAGCAAGGGTTGGGAAACCTTGCCAGTTTAGACTGGTGGACTTCCAAGGACATCTGTCCTTTAGCTACAGAAGTGCCAGAAATCCAACCTGCAACTCAGAGGATTGTGGCCCAGTGGTAGAGTGCTTGCTCTGCATGCacaaggtcctaggttcaattcccagcatctccacctAAATATCTCAAGCAGCAAGTACTGGGAATCTCTGCTCAAGAGCCTGGAAAACCTCTGCCAAGTATGACCCGGCAATACTCAACAGTTTCGGAGAAATGCATTCAAACAGgctgtggatttaaaaaaaaaatagagctgTGTTTTTACTGCAGACAGAGCAAATAATTTGCTCTAGTTCcagttgctgccaccacctctaCACCAGATTGTAGTTGCAACCAATCAGGCAGCAAAGCAGGCGGAAGCTTTATGCTTTGGCTCCTGCCAAAAATCGGAAGGGAGGAAGCCTCTTTCATGTTACTAATGTACCCCCCTTTCCATCTTTCGTTGTTCACAGCAGTGGCACCTTTCTCCTGTGCAAGGCGGTCACTGAATAATTTGGGCTATATACTTGCTGCATTTAAACTGACTTCAGCTTTGCTTCACCTGTTTTGGTTGCTGTAAACTGCTTCAAGCTCCCCAGTGGACTGGGCAGAAGGACATACATTGCAGAAGACAGAAAGAAGGTGCTTCTAACAGATGGAAGAATATCCATCTCTGAACTCTGAAAATGAACAGGGTGCAGGGGAGAATGCTAACCCCTTGCTAAATTCACCCAGCTAGTTAGCAGGCCTTACTGCTGAATTGGGTGGAAGGGAAAAATGTCACGCCCCAACCACTGCTTTCTGGCATAGACCCCAACAGCTCCTGACTGGCTGACAAAATACAACAAGCCTCGTAAATGTTCCCATTTGCAAAATGCCTTTGCAAAATCAGGTCTGGTTCACATAAAGCATTTGGTAGTAGAATGGACGGCACCATTTTGAACTACAGGTGGCAGATGACGTTTTGGAAAGCTCCCATACGTTAAGACTCCATGTGCAACTGTTTACATTTGGCAGAGGGCATTCCAAAAGAATATCTACCATCTACAGCttgaagtggtgcagtccattctaccaccgtATTCCTGGCCATGCGGGAACCAGGCTTAGAACCTGTAGCTTTGGCGTAACTCCATTCCTCTCCCAAACCTGTACAGTAGCCAGAATCTTTTCCCCCAGGACATGCTTCAGTAGACGCCAAATGTGATCCCTCCCTAGACACGCCCTTTCCCACTACTCCCAACAGCTGTACCTGCTCTGTTTTGAACACTAGAAGAAATGTGAGTGTTCTGAAGTTTAAGTATTGCTTGACCAATGGTCCACACGCTAACTGGACACACACGGGTGTTGCAAGCTGCAAGCCTGGCTAAAGTTGCGAAATCCCACCAGCATTTCCGCTCATTTGGGCCAACCTATTCAGCAACCCACTACCTGAATTATTCTGTTCATGATGCAGCCATATGCAAAGCAAGTTTGTGTTACTGCCAGTGAGACGCCATCAGAGGAATAGTTTGATTATTACCTTTGGTACCTCAATCTCCCAGATAACAAACTCCGCCTTATTTGATTCAGCTCCCAAGTTCTGGCAACCGCTGTCCACAGAATCCATGCTATTTACATCtgaacctattttttaaaaaagaaaaacacagcaCTGAGACAGACTGGACAGCTCGGAGATGAAAGAAGGTGCATTTTTCTGAATCGCAGAACCCAAGAATCCCACTGGAGGGTGCTTCTTACATTTCTTATGCCTGCAACGATAAACAGAAACACTGCCTAGCACTGGGGTCCACAGCTTTTTACACTTAACGAACCAAACAATGTGAAAATTCAGAGCCAAAGATCAGAGGGCCACCCTAAGGAAGCCCATTCACCTAGCTGAAAACATACAACCTACAAGTGATAATTGACATGCAGATTAATAAGCCTGTAACATTTCCAGAGCCTAAAGCTTGTTGTTCTTAGTCCTTAATAAGGAACTGGCACACACAAGGTCACACAACAACCAATAAATATACAGGAGCATGTTGCACAATTCAGTGCACTGGCATAAAGCTgtgcatctgagggccaaactacaagtgacgcctgacacaggttggacccttgtcagcttctctcaagttttgatgggaaatgtaggcagcttggcggaatgttggacaagtgacagttgaaaagtccactggacagcagtcggagagccaagctgcaagaccaggacgtgcctacatttcccatcaaaacttgagggaagctgacaagtgtccaacctgtgtcaggcgtcacgtgtagcttggccttgagacTGCTGGCAACTTTTCCCCTCTATAATTTCCCCTTCTGCGGAGCCTCTCCAAGGGGCCCTTTCATGCAATAAAATCTTTGCCTACCATTCCCTTCTCATACTGCTTATTGTAGCATCCCAACTACTCCTTCAATATGCCTTAAggaagatttcattttctttttaagagCCACATCTGGACTGAATCTGGCTCTAGAGGCACAAGAGGAAGACCCCTGCTTAGACTCATACGAAACAAAGTCCTCGCAAAACCTGTGGACTAAGGCGGCGTAGCTATGATTGCAGAGGCCGATGGTTCAAATCTCAACAAGCTACATTTGCTCAGTCCCTTATCTGCAATTCAGAGAGAACACTGGCTGATTTTACAGGACTGCTGTAGGACTACCATAGTAAAGTACATATTTTGAAAACTAGGAGTGCTATTCAAGAAGAATAACATTTGTATAGCATTTGCATTTGCTATACAAATGCTAAGAAAAATCTTGAAACGTCTTGCAGTTCTTGGGGCTCCCCAGATTACCAGCAGCCCAAGAAAAGCTGCAAGCTATGTAAACAGGCCATGTAAACAGGCATCCAACAAATACTGGACATGATTAATACGCACCATTGTTTCTAGTTCAATAAGCAGAGCAGACAAAGGGGGAAGGAGCCCCGTGCAAGGAACATGAGAGCCGCCCTTCTGTTTTGTGTCCCTTCTTCCGTTACAGAAAACTCAGAACAATCAAAAGTATTTCACTCTGCAAGTTGTTACGTTCTGGAATTCCCCGCCAGAGGACAGTAGCAAAGACAGCTGTAAAAGGGGACTGACAGATTGGCAGAGGAGACGCCCGTCAATGGCTAAGAGCCACGGTGACTGAAAGgaacctccagattcagaagaacaagattcgggtccggtagcaccttaaggaccaaccaGACTTCCATgatacgagcttttgagagtcgaagTTCCcttctcgaaagcttgtactgtgaaaatctagttggtctcaaggtgccagtggacccgaatccatcttcagaggcagtcaaccgaGGAGGAACACCCACAGAAAGCCTTGGCCCCTAAGCCCTGCTGCTGGCCACTGTAGGAAACAGCCTGCTAGAGTAGGTGGTCTTCTGGTCATTCAGACCACCCCTTTAGCAAAAGGAGGGCAGCCAAACCCCACCAACTTGCTGCCCCCAATGAAGGACCTTGAAAGAGATGTCAAGGGGTGGGGCGGTGGGGCTGATACAGCTCTTCAAATTCTCATTTAAAAAGGGAGTCCTTTTCTTTCAGATGATGCTTCGACCCCATACCAAGTAGTTTGAACTGCAGTAATTGTTATCAACCTTGAGTGCGCCAATGAAAAGGCAGGATCCCCGGGAAAAAGACCCACTAAAACAAAAGAGATCATGCAGAGATCTCCCTTCCACCGAAGGTGTAATTTGGCTACCAAAGGAGCCACAAGAGGGACTGAAGTCCcaggggtgggaaggggggggggctctttgacCTCCAGTGTTtccacaacccccctccccatgagCAACTTTTAAACCccagtggggggaggagaggcacAAGCCCCATATAGGGGCTCATCTTTCAACAGTGTTAACCCCCTATATACCCAGCATTATGTTCAAACCACATTGCCCCCTCCAAGCTACTTTTTATAGTTAAATTATACCCAGGGAGATGTGATCACAGACCCCAAACATTCTGTTTGGCTCGGCCCTCCATCCTGAACATACAGGCTTCAGCGGCAAGACCAACTGCTCACGAGTCACCTTGCAAGGAAAGGCGCTGCGATTGCCTGCACCTGATGCTAccatagcacatgtatcttaacTTGGGGGCCTCTGAGAAGTaggagaaggaaaagttgaaggcaaaaaacaaattctgtagtgaAGAAAACAAAGTATGTTTGGACAGAAACTCTCATAGAAGTCACAACAGGTAGAACTACCCTATATATTTGTAGTTTAACCTATGAGATTGAAAAAACACTGCTCTTTAATAACATTTTCACTAGAACCTCAATTGTTGCCGAAATTATTTACGTTTaaacaaaaaagttttaaatgtttGCAAATGTTGTGTGTATACAGTATACATAGAAATTATCATTACCTAATATTATAGTCTGTCTTATGTCATAAATCATACTACATATTTTGAGTAAAAAATTCTTTCAAATTCTCACTGTAAAAGCAAAAAAAGTCACTTTTTTCTCCCAGTATTCCACAAATTCCTCAATTTTtctgttggattttttttaaagtacttaaAAATCCCGTTTCATCctcaaaccccctcccctttccccaagcCATCATATCTCTGGCCCTGCAACCCAATGGAAATGTCCTAAAGAGATATCGAAGAGGGCTAAAAGAAGTGATATGGGTTTTCTCGAAAAATTTGGACTGGAAAGTTATCCAGTGTCATAAAAAGCATGTGAACTAAATTTAGCATGTTCAATCTGTTTAGTAAACAATATACCCCATGTTAATTTTATGTCTCAATAGTAACAAATACTTGAGCATTTTATTAAGGGGAATATAAAATGTGGTTTAAGTGTTACGTGCAAGACACATTCAAAGTTTTacgagaaaataatttttattgggatAATACTAGTAAAAGCTTTAAGACAACATAGCATGCAATTCCCTTACAATGACAAATGTAAGGGGGGAAAAGGTGCTAAAACTGTAGACACTCTAGTTTAAAAGCACACTCAAAAGAACTGCATGATGTGCTGTGCTTGTCCGTTTATCTATTTCACCAGACCACGACGCCTGCTCACAGCGACCACTGGGCTTTCTCCGACACCTGCAGTACCTGCTGATTCCATATCAGatgggtggtggaaagtgccatccagTCGTAGCTAACTTACGGCGCCCCCTGCTGAGATTTCTAGGCAAGAGACAAAAAGAGgctgtttgccattgcccgccacTGCacagcgaccctggtcttccttggaggtctcccatccaattactaaccaaggccgaccctgcttagacttattgtcgaaggctttcacggccggagagcgatggttgttgtgggttttccgggctgtattgccgtggtcttggtgctacacctctgaagatgccagccacagctgctggcgaaatgtcaggaactacaatgccaagaccacggcaatacagcccggaaaacccacaaccaccacctGCTAGGATCTGAGGAGACAGGGCTATCCCATATCAGACTGGTGATGACAATACCCCTTGCACTGTGTGAGAGGAGGCACGTAAGAGTTTTAGCTTCGGCTGTCCAAGTCAAATTAAAAACATGTCAGGTGAATTAgtaacttgattttttaaattagtggTTTAATCTCCCTATATCCAGTTTATAAAATCAAACATATATTTACACTTTTCTGAGGGAAAGTCACCAATAAACATGACAATTTCTGAACTACCACACTTGCCAAATGGCAAATATGTGAAAAATTTTCTGCGGAAAAATAAAGCAATAGAAAGATTTCTGTGGAAATCTTCTATCTCCAGATAGAAGCATGCAAGCACTAAAGATCAGATTCCTAATTATTTCAACTTAAGCACAAAACCACGTTCTTTGGTTCGAGTTTTGGAGTAGACGGCCACATCCAGTCCAAGCCCTTACTGAAGCCAAAGGCAAAGACGCTGCGCTTTCTGCcggtttttttttccagtgttcACACTACAACCAAGCAGCACCAACAATATTTCATGGGGTTTCTGTTATTTTAAGCTGGTTTTTTGCTAGCTTTATTTCGGTGCTTTACTCGTAGTGTTTTTGCAGTTTTAAGTTGTATAACAGTGTTATTGTTCTACTGGTAAAAAACCCCAGCAACTAGTTTTGGTTGAGAGGTGGGGAAATAAAAATTTTTGCATTTACAGCCCACCCGCCATAAACTCAAAACAGTGCACACAGAATTCCAAAATGCGCCCCCCCCCATTCAGCTACCAGCCACCTTGTCGTTTTAACAAACCTGCTCCattctgcccccttcccccactttGTTACAGGGCATACATGAATTAATCACATTTGCACTTTAACGTACTtggttaattaattttattactgcttattgtatgttgattttagaattactgttttcttgtttttactgattttaactgttgttcaccgcccagagcccctgaggggggggggtgatttataaatcgaaataataaaataaaataaagctgcaAAATTTGCATGCTCTTTCTTTATCCAAGACCCTAAAGAGCCGTCATCAGACTGGAGAGCCAACGCCAAACTAAATAGTCTAATAGTGTCAGATTTTCTTTATTCCATGATAAACTGGTTCTATTTATTTCAATAGGGCTTGACAAAATTTCTACATGAAAAACATTAACTTTCTAAATCCTGAATCTGCACAACAAGTATGCAGTCTGTATACCACCATCTAGAGCGCCTGGGAAAATATGCCAGTCACATGAGGTCATACAGCCAACTATCCTGGCCAAGTTAGTTATGACCTTTTAACTTGCCCTACGTAACTAGCATGATCTTCTAGCAAATAAAGTTATGTGAATAAGCGTCAGATGTTTCCTCTGCATTGCAGATTTGAGGTGGGAGGCAAGAAAATATGTGAAGAGAGTGGCAGGAAGGGACTACAAGAGCCCACTCTGCAGGAGGCCAACTAATTACACCCTGCTTAGATTATGCAAACCATGGACTAGGTGCATTTGGTTCCACTGCCCAATTTATTTGACTTCTAAGTTGTGTGTTTTCAGTTACTTTAAATTTTGTTGCAAGGCTTGTAAAAATACAAGCAAAACATACTCGAAGCAACATACTTGCGGCCAGCAAACAGCAAGCTTCTCTGGAGTGCTTCGCCTTCAGCCAACTCGTGAACGCCAGTGTTTGGAGTGTCTATGACAGAAGAGaccctgagagctaaactacaagagatgaattacacgaggacactcgtgtgaagggagctgcaatgttagccgggaagctgagttttaaaagacagatcggaaggctgtgtcgatttcccctctctacagagccggcaaagatggctcctcagaggggttgctaatttcctcttcacctcctagaaggggaagtgaaactgacagagccttctgagaggcagagaggaaataaaccctctgaggagcggatctttgctggctctgtagagggaggaaattgacaaagccttccgatctcttttaaaactcagcttcccagctacaccacaactcccttcacgtgcgcatCCGTgcgtaattcgtctcttgtagcttagctcccaGTTCCAACTCCCACTCTGTCATAAAACTCACTGGCTGCTTTCTCTTGGCATAGCCTCCCTTACAGGGGGAGTTCTCaggtgcctgccactggcagcaaACACCTGGGGATTTGCCTCCTTGCCCGCCAACCCGCCAGtggtcagtgggaggtggcaagcttccagaggttgcccgccaccagcaagcATCCCAGAAATGTGCACTGTGCGCGCAAGCTCCAAAGGGATGCAACGACGTTACCCCCGGAAATGAAGCTGTTGCACCggccacaggagcattcctgcgttTCGtatggggccgatttgggccccaaacaggccgaatcagCTCTGCACGgatcatgggagtgctcccgtggccAGTgggacgatgtcacttctggaggtgacgtcatcatgcaggtgccAGAACACATGCAAAGAGGACCTCGCTGCCAgcatgcccccccctccccagtgggaGAGTATAGAGACCCGGCAACCCCACTCACAGGATCACTACGCAGAGAAAATGGAGTAAAATGTTCTTGGATGGATCTGAGTTTAATTTCCAGATTCTGAATGGGAAAACCAGAATGGGGCAATGgttgaattaggatctgggaagaCCCACGTTCAAATCTCCACGCTGCCATAGaacctttctgggtgaccttgggccagttacacacacagcctaacctacctcacaaggttgttgtaaggataaactgaAGAAGGGATAAAATGTTGTAAGGCcccttgggttcccactggggagaaagagtagatataagtgaaataaataaaatgaacgaAAAACCCTTGCTGTACCCGGTGATCACAGCAACGGGGTTGAATCCAAAAACGTGTTCTCAGACGGGTCAGGACAGGGTCTCCATGCGCAGATTAAAGAGTCCCTTGGTTCACCTTTCTAGCCAGGGCTGGGAAAAACACCTGGCCGAGTCACTGAAGGcccaagagccaaactagatgaaaaCGGGGCTGCCACCTCTGCTTAGGCATGCCTGGCTCCATCGGGTATCTGCTCGCCACCTGAGTCAGACCCTCAGTCCGCAGAGCGCAGCTTTGCCCGCCTCTTACGCAAGTTGACTGAGGGCGAGGAACCTCGGAGCCCAGGGCTGGAAAATACTGGGTCATCAAGGCAGGGAGCCTCGGGCAGGGGGGTAAGGCTTTCTAAACACCTGTTCCTGAGAAAAAAGCTGGAGAAGGAGCCCAGCGggcttcagcatgcaaagcacgGGCTCTACCATGCAGGGGTTAACAGTGTGTGCAGGCAGCCTGGAGGAAGAGTGGCCTTGCTCGACAATGAGACTCCCCCCCAATAAGGTGGGGAGCTGCATCGACAGCGTCTACCACACTCAAGTCTGCTGTGCTTGCCTCCAAACGTGGTGCTAGGCTGTACCACTACAGACTGCAGGTGGGAAAAATCACAGGGTTAAAGCACCCCCCCCAACCGTGTCAAGATTCCCTGCAAATTAGCACATTAGGAGGGAAGATTCTAGTGCTGTGTTAGTCATCCCACTTACAGGGATGAATGTAAGGGAGGGGGAAGATAAAACGCTTCATTCAAGTtcaaagtggtacagtccattctaacTTGTTCTGCTGCACAGGGAGAGCAGCCCATAACCACTGGATACTCAAGTAATGTGAAGCTCGGTGTGAGCCACCTCCCTCAACCCTGCCTCAATTTGGCTAAGTGAAAGGGACCCCACGCTAATGCCACTGAGCTCACAGCATTCAGAGCAGCCACGTGTGGCaatttaaagccccccccccccacatctggaGCCAGTTAAGGATGCTCAAGCTTCCGGGCCCACCCAGGCATCCATAAGAGACAGCCGGGGCACTCACGGCAGGCACATTCTGTCGGCTGAACTGCTGCATGCAAAATTTCTCACATTCCAAACTGAGAGCTTGGAATATTTGGACATTTTGGCACAGGAGTAACTGACAACACTTCTCTGCCTCAGCAAACAGATCTGGCATCTTCCAGAGATCCCACTGGGTGGCTCCATTTGAGCAACGGGAGGCCAAGCGCAACATCAGCAGCCATGGTTTTAGACAGAAGCCGTCTGCAGGCGATGCAGAAGTAGAAACTACAAACTGGTTTTGCAGCAGTTCATTGGTGAGGCCGCACCTTGTCCCTCCtgtgcaaaaaaaaccctcaagggACTCAAATACTACGCAGAAGGCGGGCTGCTTCTTAGTCTGACTTCACTTCTCGGTTCAGAGGGCTTTGCAGAATAGGTGCACATCTGCCAAGCTTTGAAAAAGCTCAACAGCCGCAACTTCACAGCTGGGAGAGCTCATTGGTACACACACAGTTGCAGAAGCCCTTCCAAGAACACCACCACCAAGTAGGTCAGGACCTGATCTCACTGCTGCAGAGACTTATCAGCTTGCCCGAGGCGGCCCCTGTGAGTTCATGGCGGAGGCAAGAGACGGCAAGCAGGACTCGGGCTTCTCCGCCTCTCTTTCACATGTGAGAGAGGAGCTTCAGGTCAGGCTTGAAGAATAAGCAAGACTGACTGGTGCTGTATTGCTGAGCTATTTTTTCAGAACTCCACTTTGGAACATGTTGGACAGATGCCAGCATTGTCTGGAGGCCAAAGGAGGACGCAGTGAACTGTGCACAAATGGTTCACACTACACAACACAACTAAGGCACAGAAATGGGGAGGAGTCAGTAAGTTCAGGGGAAGAGCTTCctgctttgtattgtcgaaggctttcagggctggagaacgatggttgttgtgggttttccaggctgtatcgccgtggtcttggcattgtagttcctgacgtttcgccagcagctgtgactggcatcttcagagatctctcagtgtcacatctctcactgtgacactgagagatcttttggtgctacacctctcaagatgccagtcacaggtgctggcgaaacgtcaggaactacaatgccaagaccacggctatacagcccggaaaatgcaCAACAACCATAGCTTCTTGCGTTGTACACTGAAGCTCTGGCATCTATCATTAAAGGATCTCGGGTGCACAGGACAGCCACTACCAGTCAGACCACAATGATCTAGAAGGCTCAATGATCAAAGTATTAAGCTTTGCATTAAAACACTGAAAACTGCATCCCCGTGTCATGTTGCTCACCTCCAGAATGTCTAGAAAATGCTCACTGAGTGAGTCCAAGTGTTTCACCGTTCCCCCACCAAGTACTTAATTATACAAAACGCACAGTAGAAACCATCACAAGCAGCTCTAGGCCTTTAACAAATGGCAGAGATGCCCGTTGGATGGAAGACCCACAGCTCCCACGTGCATCTCCACCGTACGAGCTGGAAGAGCTGCGTTAAGAGCTGTAAGACCACCAGGAGTCCAACCCAACTTGCTCTGCTGAGAAAAGCAGACAGATGCAGGAGCTGGAAAGAGGCCCTTACCTCCAGAGTGATCAGCGTCCACTTCTGTCGGCCACGGCTGCTCATGGTGCAGGTCCAAGCTGTCCTCCCGCAGTACTCCGTTGCTATACGACACCTTATTCTCAGACGGCATGGGGGACGGAGGTCTCTTGCTGAGTGCAGAATTCTGCTCCGAGTCTTTGACTGCGGACACAGTCAACGAATCCAGGCGTTGCCGAGAAATGGGAGAAGAGCCATTTTTCAAAAGGTCTTCCGTGCTCACCGCATCTTCTGAGGTGCATGCGCTGCAGTCAGAATCTTCTGTCACAACATGAACATCTTTAAACTCCTTGTGGTTTGCAACTGTGGTTGGCTCACCAGCAGGCTGCTGGACATGTCTGGAGTCCCTGGGCTGGCTGCAATTCAGGTTGGCCAAGACGCCATGTGTCAAGTGGCTTGAGAACGTTGCGTGGCAGTGGGTTCTCTCTTCTGGTGGGGGAGGAGATCCCACTGTTGCCTTCTCAGAGACGCAGTCATTGCCCTTGGTGGATTCTGCCGGATGAACAGCTCCGGAGGGCACCTTTTCCAGCGGTTTGTCAATGTGGCTGGCTGCCATCTGACAAAGCCTGTCAGTCATGTTACTAACTGAACTGGAAAGCACTTCCTCAGTGGCGGCCAAGATGACCTGTGAAATTATATGGATGGCTACCTGCTCAATTTTCTCAACTTCCTCTTCGTCCAAACTTACACCTCCAGTCCTCTTTTTCTCTGAGCTATCCCCCAATAACTCTTCCGGACGGGGGGATTCCACCGAGGAAGCCACCAACGGCACCTGGTCTGCAACCTGACTAGAATCCGGCCGGCCCCCAGCAGTAATGTCAGCGCCGAGGGAGTCACTGGTCATTTGTGCGGTAAGAAAAGGCTCTTGTGCAGGGAACCCAAACACACCCTGGGGCACCACCACGCTATCCAGTTTTTTACTGTCGTCCTGAGGCATGTGGGATTCAGGGGTCGTTCCAGCAGGGGCAGGAGGGTCTCCTGAGGAATTAAAGCTCTGGGCACTCTGCTCTGACGGGGACGCCCTCAGGGGTGGTGAAAGTGTGCAAGTCAGTCCTTCGGCAGAACACGCCGTTTCTGAAGGCAGAGCGAGC of Eublepharis macularius isolate TG4126 chromosome 17, MPM_Emac_v1.0, whole genome shotgun sequence contains these proteins:
- the AKAP1 gene encoding A-kinase anchor protein 1, mitochondrial, with the protein product MALRFRTLLPFAIPGVLALIGWWWLSSRKKERASNHERPDLDSLEACRVGSPKREPGCREHPGPRAREGAPSDSTLALPSETACSAEGLTCTLSPPLRASPSEQSAQSFNSSGDPPAPAGTTPESHMPQDDSKKLDSVVVPQGVFGFPAQEPFLTAQMTSDSLGADITAGGRPDSSQVADQVPLVASSVESPRPEELLGDSSEKKRTGGVSLDEEEVEKIEQVAIHIISQVILAATEEVLSSSVSNMTDRLCQMAASHIDKPLEKVPSGAVHPAESTKGNDCVSEKATVGSPPPPEERTHCHATFSSHLTHGVLANLNCSQPRDSRHVQQPAGEPTTVANHKEFKDVHVVTEDSDCSACTSEDAVSTEDLLKNGSSPISRQRLDSLTVSAVKDSEQNSALSKRPPSPMPSENKVSYSNGVLREDSLDLHHEQPWPTEVDADHSGGSDVNSMDSVDSGCQNLGAESNKAEFVIWEIEVPKHLVGRLIGKQGRYVSFLKQASGAKIYISTVSYAQDFQICHIEGSQQNVDKALNLIGKKFKDLSLANVYALPPPAMPLHSLPMTSWLMLPDGVTVEVIVVNQVNAGHLFVQQHTHPTFHVLRSLDEQMYLCYSQPGIPTMPTPVEVGVVCAAPGMDGAWWRAQVVGYFKDAGEVEIRYVDYGGYERVKIDTLRQIRSDFVTLPFQGAEVLLDNIVPLPDEDHFSSEADTAVSEMTRGTPLLAQVTNYDSVTGLPLIQLWSMMGDELVSINRTMVERGFAKWIESY